The region ATTGACTGGCACCTCGAAATCGGCCACGGAGTGCCGGAGCTTGTTTGCCAAGAGGACCGGCACCACCGAAGGCTGGCCGGTCAGATCCCGCAGGGCCATGGCCAGCCAGTAGCGGGACACCTCGCCGGGCGTCATGGCCTGGCCGGTGCGGCGCTCCGCCTCCTCCTGGAAATCGGTCTCCGCCCTCTCCGGGGTCAGACCGGCGAAGGCCGGTACCCCGTAGCGGCCGCTGGTGTTGCTGGCGTTGTTGCTGCTGAAAAACAGGCGGCCGCCCTGGGTGGTGAGGGCCACGAATTCGCCCCCCTGCCAGAGGTTGCGACCGCCGGAGACCGCCAGGACTGCCAGGCAGCCGGCGACCAGGAGAGCGAGACCCGCCAGGCGCCGCCGGTCCAACGGTCGCTCCAGCAGGAGCCCGGCCAGGACGGTCAGCGGCAGCACCAGGATGAGGTTGGCCCGCAGCAAGGCCAGCAGCCCAGCCAGGATACCGAGCCCCAGCCAGTGCGGCTTCCGGTTTTCGGCCACCGTCTTCAAGGCCAGAAGAAGAAAAACCAGCAGCCCGTGCACCGACAGGGTGGTCTTGAGGAGGAACAAGGGATGGATGAAGGCCGGCTTATAGAGGGCGTAGAGGCCGGCGGCGAGGAGCCCGGCGCGCCGCCAGCCCAGCCGGTTCCCTACGGCAGCGAGGAGGAGCACGTTGCTGGCGTCGAGAACGATCTGCAGCAGTCGGACGATGGTCAGGTTGTCGCCCAACAGGCGGAAGACCCCCCCCAGGAGGTAGCCGTAGAGGGGATCCATGAAAAAGGCGCGATCCTCGCCCCACCAGGCGCCGGCGGCGATGCGGCGGCCCAGGTCCAGGTAGTAGGCCTCGTCCAGATCCAGGCTGTAGAGGAGGGGGTTGTCGGCGCTCTGCGCCAGGGTCAGGGACCTGAGCCCCACCGCCACCAGAAAGATGGCCAGCAGCACGGGGCGACGGGTGCCCACCTCTTGCGGTATGGCCGTTCCTTTCATATACTGCCGCTCCCCTGGCCGGGATCGCCGGCATTCCGTTGGGCTCGGGGGCAGGAGGTGCGTATGGAGAAGAGCCGAGAGGCATGCCACATCGTTGTGGAGCGGCGGGAGCTTGCGACCGGGGTGGTCATGGAGCTGATCGACCAGTCACGGCCGCTGGCCGGGGACCGCTGGCAGGTAACCCTGACCTGCCAGCTGCGGACCCCGGTGCCCGCCGGGGTGTGGGAGGAGGTGGTCCGCAAGGAGCCGGATCTCGCCGCCTGTGTGCGGGCGGCCATGGGCCCCGAGCTGTCGCTGGTGGTCCGCAAGACCCGGCAGTTCGTCGCCGCCAGCGAGCGGGCGGCGGTGCTGGCCGAGCTGATCCGGCAGGTGGAGGAGAACATCCTGGGCTACCTCGCGGATCCCAACCTGGGTGTCCGCCTGTTTCGCAAGGAATACGCCAGGCTGGCCGAACGCTGTCGCCTGGAGCTGGCCCGGCCGGTTCCCGCTGACGCCGGCGACGATGACGACGGCCCGGCGGACTTTGCGCATCTGTTCAGGACCCCGTAGGGCATACGGCGGGTGGCGGCCGCATCCCCATCCTATACCTTGAACGCCGACGGGCAGGTCGGCGCCAGGGGGCACTGGGCGCAGCGGGGCTTCCTGGCCAGACACAGGGCGCGGCCGTGGGCGATGAGGGCGTAGGAGACCCGGCCCCAGTCCTTCCGGGGCACCAGGGCCATGAGGTCGGCCTCGATCCGTTCCGGCTGCCGGGCGGCGGACAGGCCCAAACGGCCCGCC is a window of Thermodesulfobacteriota bacterium DNA encoding:
- a CDS encoding glycosyltransferase family 39 protein, which codes for MLLAIFLVAVGLRSLTLAQSADNPLLYSLDLDEAYYLDLGRRIAAGAWWGEDRAFFMDPLYGYLLGGVFRLLGDNLTIVRLLQIVLDASNVLLLAAVGNRLGWRRAGLLAAGLYALYKPAFIHPLFLLKTTLSVHGLLVFLLLALKTVAENRKPHWLGLGILAGLLALLRANLILVLPLTVLAGLLLERPLDRRRLAGLALLVAGCLAVLAVSGGRNLWQGGEFVALTTQGGRLFFSSNNASNTSGRYGVPAFAGLTPERAETDFQEEAERRTGQAMTPGEVSRYWLAMALRDLTGQPSVVPVLLANKLRHSVADFEVPVNQSFEVAARFAAVLRWPLPTFAIAFAGGVPGLFLGCRRQPRTAWLLVPVAVALGTSLLFYASGQFRLPAVPALLLGTGISLDLLAHWLQERRWLPAAVLTAAGLGLLALSLGLGRPAPTIFEEILLARGYWGLHDLDRTRTIATRASATYPDRAEMPILLGLIALAEGDPQAAIRHNQEALRRDPRSDTAWHHLGVALLDNGQPAAAYPALQQALHLRPDGKKLYNLGRTLAALGQAQAAGEAFRRSFALLRGGDPLRPEVEAALLALEAQSKAQYDTGGQ